From one Lycium barbarum isolate Lr01 chromosome 6, ASM1917538v2, whole genome shotgun sequence genomic stretch:
- the LOC132600412 gene encoding protein S40-4-like → MAASKSYFARATNYRFLSSDRNVVPVTSDFEFDESEVWNNNNNAPSAARASSPRRISKKPARDRSVTAAAASLPVNVPDWSKILKDEYRENKRRDSYDDDDDDFERGDDVDDRIPPHEFIARTRIASFSVHEGIGRTLKGRDLSRVRNAIFEKTGFQD, encoded by the coding sequence ATGGCGGCATCAAAGAGTTATTTCGCAAGAGCAACGAACTACAGGTTCCTTTCAAGTGACCGTAACGTCGTTCCAGTAACATCCGATTTCGAGTTCGACGAATCCGAGGTctggaacaacaacaacaacgcgcCTTCGGCGGCGCGTGCGTCGTCACCGCGGAGAATTTCTAAGAAGCCGGCGCGTGATCGGAGCGTTACGGCGGCGGCGGCTTCGTTGCCGGTGAATGTGCCGGATTGGTCGAAGATATTGAAGGATGAGTATAGAGAGAATAAGAGAAGAGatagttatgatgatgatgatgatgattttgaaaGAGGTGATGACGTGGATGATAGGATACCGCCACATGAGTTTATAGCGAGGACGAGAATTGCATCGTTTTCTGTGCATGAAGGAATTGGAAGGACTTTAAAAGGAAGAGATCTGAGTAGAGTTAGAAATGCTATTTTTGAGAAAACTGGATTTCAGGATTGA
- the LOC132600413 gene encoding large ribosomal subunit protein uL11-like — MPPKFDPSQVVEVYVRVTGGEVGAASSLAPKIGPLGLSPKKIGEDIAKETSKDWKGLRVTVKLTVQNRQAKVSVVPSAAALVIKALKEPERDRKKTKNIKHNGNISLDDVIEIAKVMAIRSMAKELSGTVKEILGTCVSVGCTVDGKDPKDLQQEISDGDVEIPEN; from the coding sequence ATGCCGCCAAAGTTCGATCCATCGCAGGTTGTCGAAGTGTATGTCCGAGTAACAGGTGGCGAGGTAGGAGCAGCATCATCATTGGCTCCAAAAATAGGACCATTAGGTCTATCCCCTAAGAAAATAGGTGAAGACATTGCTAAAGAAACCTCTAAAGACTGGAAAGGCTTACGTGTCACCGTTAAGCTAACTGTCCAAAACCGTCAAGCTAAAGTATCAGTTGTACCTTCAGCAGCAGCACTTGTAATAAAGGCATTGAAAGAACCTGAAAGAGATAGGAAGAAAACAAAGAATATAAAACATAATGGGAATATATCACTTGATGATGTTATTGAGATTGCTAAGGTTATGGCTATTAGATCTATGGCTAAGGAATTGAGTGGTACTGTTAAGGAGATATTGGGTACGTGTGTCAGTGTTGGTTGTACTGTTGATGGTAAAGATCCTAAGGATTTGCAACAAGAGATCTCTGATGGTGACGTGGAAATTCCTGAGAATTAA